The Methanomicrobia archaeon sequence GTTGTCGTCGAACTCTTATGCCTTCCTTTACAAAACTAACTGCACTTGTGGCCCTTTCTTCGCTTTACTTTGTCGCCCAACGGTTAGTTAACTATTAGAGTACTAACCTCTTTTTTATTGTATACATCGTGAAAAATGCTCGTAACCAACCAAAAGAGCGTTAGAGTGACGAAGCTGGAGAACTACGGCTCTGCTCTCTGACCGCTTTACACAATAGAGATAAATCTGGGGCTACGAGTCGAAGAAAGCCCTGATGCAATACATAAAATGCTGACCGAAATGCGTTCCATACCGTTTCCGAGTCGTTTGAAGAGACGACGATTCCTGTTTTCATGTTTGTTTTATATCCCCTTCTGTGCGACAATGACAACAAAACCTCCTTCTCCATAACCCGCTTTAACAGATTCAATAGCAGTCATTTCTTGTGGTAGTTTGAAGATTGTCTGACCGGTTTTGACGTCTTCAAGCTCCAATCTTTTCAACCAATCTAAAACTTGTTTGAGAGAATAAAAGGTGGCGTGCCTGTAGAATTTACTCTCTTTCTTCTTTGATTCATACAGTTTGCCAAGAAAACTCTCCTTGTCAATCAAACCTAGAATGATATATCCCCCAGGCTTAAGAACTCGTTTTGCTTCCCTGAGAGCTCGTAGAGGGTCTTGCACAAAGCATAAGGTTACAACAATCAAAACAAAATCAAAAGAAGAATCAGCAAACGGAAGTCTTTCCGCCTTTGCTTCATAGACCTCTATCCCTCGTTCCCGTGCTCTATCTGCCATTGCTTTTGCAGGCTCTACTCCAACGTTGATGCCGAGCGGAACTGCAAATCTACCCGTACCTACGCCAACCTCTAAACCGTTACTATCTTGTGGAATGAAAATCTTTAAAGCTCGAACCTCCGACTCATAAGCGAATCTATTTGCATCAAACCATTCATCGTATTCTTGAGCATACTTTTCAAAGATTTCAACGCTCTTCATACTTTTTTCGCCCTTATTGAGCACCGCCAAATTGCGTAAAACGTTCGAGCTGATCTGATCGGAAGCCCTGCGAAGCAGAATTTGCGCGGAGTCCCCAAGACTCGCAGCCGGATACGCTCGGTTATACGAAGTTGTAGATTCATAGTTCTATCATTTTACCTGCTCCACCTCTAACATATTTCTCTGGATAGCGTGACTTTATCTCTGACTTAAATTGAGTACAGTGAGTCGGACAGATAAGTTTTAAATTCTGAAGCAAACCAAAATCTCTGAATCCATGCAAACCCCCAATAATCGCATAAGGGTTTCCAAATTGTGACGCCGCATCCAGAATACTCCCAACTCCCGGATGAGAACATCCTACGATCACGACAATTCCTTTTTCCATTTTGACCACAAGAGACTGCTCTGCTAAGGCACGTGGGGTCCTAAGTTCACCTGTAGAGAAAACATTTTCGTAGATTTTAATCGGCTCTTTTACCGCAATCACTTCTCTTGCACCACGCGGTTTGGGAGATGAGCCCGGAATATAAACTCTGACCGGATTTATTTTAAGAAAATCTGAAAGCCCACCAGTATGATCCAAATGAGCGTGAGAGATGATAATCACCTCAATCGTAGTGGGGTCTATATTGAGCTTTTCCATATTATGGAAAAGTATAGAACCATCTGCGCCTGTATCAAAAAGTATTTTCTTACCATATACCTCAACGAGACAAGAAAAACCCCAGTCGGCTTTAAACCCTTCTTTTGCTACTTCGTTATCATAAACAATGGTAATCTTCATCTTATCACCTCTTTTTACAATCTTTCATCAGTGCTTCCATCTGGAAGATCCAATCTGAGTGTGGGACCCCTCTCTCTTCCATTTGATAACGAATACTTTGTCTCTCAACGATTAACTATTAGAGTAATAACCTCCCTCTTTATTTTATAAATCGTGAAAATGCTCATAACCAACCAGAAGAGCGTACGGATAACGAAGCTGGAGAACTACGGCTCGGATCTCCATCCACTGTACACAATCGGGGTGGAGATCGAGCTGCACGTCGAAGAGAGCCCTGATGCAGTACATAAACTGCTAACCGAAACGGGACTTATAGGACGCGAAACGATACCCTTCGACATCGTCTCGAACTTCAGAGGCTCGGCAGACGATAAACCGTACTATACCGCGGTTATTCTGGATGACTGCGTTACGAAACGGTATGAAGTGACGGCGCATGATACCGGCGGTATGCTCAAGACCGGGATAACGTACGAGCCCGTCGTGCATCCGGAAGAGCTGCGGTTGACCCATCCGGCGGATTTTCCGCGCTTGCATATCACCGTGCAGGAATGGGAGCTGCATAATTACAAGCATTATTTCATGCGGTTTATCGCATCCAAACGGTACGAGAGCTTTGACCTGTGGGTGACGAAGGAACGAACTGGCGAGGACGAGGGTTCCGGATTCACAGCAATAACCGTACAGCTTACGGAATCGGAGCTACGAGAGAAGAAAGTGCCCTGCTCGTGGTATGTGAAGCGGCTTTCGATATTCAAAGGCGTTGACCTGGAGGCGGAGGTGCGGAAGAAATTTGGTACACCATGAATGTTAGCTTATACTAATCATTCTTATTTATTGAGCTAGAGGTAGATAGGTAAATAAACGAAGGGGTTTTGGTTGGAGTTCCGAAAATGGGAGAAGAAGAAGAGGAGATAGAACTCGTATTAGATAAGTATAGAGCGGCTGGCAGGATCCTGGCAGAGGTGCGAAAAGGAGCCGTAGCGAAAGTAAAAGAAGGGGCGTTGCTGTTGGAGGTTGCAGAATTTGTGGAGCAGAGCACGAGGGATAAGGGCGGAGAACCGGCGTTTCCCTGTAATATTTCACGGAACGATGAAGCAGCACACGCCACGCCGTCGATAGACGACGAGACGGTCTTTGCGAAGGACCTCGTGAAGCTAGACATCGGCGTTCAGGTTGACGGGTATATCGCTGATAGCGCAGTGACCGTGGATTTAAGTGGCGAGCACAAGGAACTGGTGGAGGCCGCGGAAGCGGGGTTAAACGCAGCGATAAAGGCTATTCGTGCGGGCATAAGCACTGGTGAGGTAGGCGACGCCATCGAGCATGCGATACGGGAGCGCGGCTACAAACCGGTCGTCAATCTCTCCGGGCATGGGCTCGCGCAGTACAATGCGCATACGTCGCCCACGATACCTAATGTGGGGTTTGAGCACGGCGTGATCTTAAACGAGAACGACGTGGTTGCGATAGAGCCGTTTGCCACTGATGGTGCGGGTAAAGTAGTAGAGCATGGAACCGCTGAGATTTACAGCCTGATCAAAGCAAAACCGGTTCGCGTGAGCGAGGCGAAGAAGCTGCTGAAGGAGATCGAGAAGTATCACGGGTTGCCGTTCGCCAAACGCTGGCTGCCACGCGAGCGGCTCGATCTGG is a genomic window containing:
- a CDS encoding methyltransferase domain-containing protein: MKSVEIFEKYAQEYDEWFDANRFAYESEVRALKIFIPQDSNGLEVGVGTGRFAVPLGINVGVEPAKAMADRARERGIEVYEAKAERLPFADSSFDFVLIVVTLCFVQDPLRALREAKRVLKPGGYIILGLIDKESFLGKLYESKKKESKFYRHATFYSLKQVLDWLKRLELEDVKTGQTIFKLPQEMTAIESVKAGYGEGGFVVIVAQKGI
- a CDS encoding MBL fold metallo-hydrolase, with product MKITIVYDNEVAKEGFKADWGFSCLVEVYGKKILFDTGADGSILFHNMEKLNIDPTTIEVIIISHAHLDHTGGLSDFLKINPVRVYIPGSSPKPRGAREVIAVKEPIKIYENVFSTGELRTPRALAEQSLVVKMEKGIVVIVGCSHPGVGSILDAASQFGNPYAIIGGLHGFRDFGLLQNLKLICPTHCTQFKSEIKSRYPEKYVRGGAGKMIEL
- a CDS encoding type II methionyl aminopeptidase; its protein translation is MGEEEEEIELVLDKYRAAGRILAEVRKGAVAKVKEGALLLEVAEFVEQSTRDKGGEPAFPCNISRNDEAAHATPSIDDETVFAKDLVKLDIGVQVDGYIADSAVTVDLSGEHKELVEAAEAGLNAAIKAIRAGISTGEVGDAIEHAIRERGYKPVVNLSGHGLAQYNAHTSPTIPNVGFEHGVILNENDVVAIEPFATDGAGKVVEHGTAEIYSLIKAKPVRVSEAKKLLKEIEKYHGLPFAKRWLPRERLDLALRTVHNTGALREYPVLREEGGGLVSQAEHTVIVTKDGCEVTTK